The Burkholderia cepacia genomic interval TTACCAGCATGGCAAAACACAGAACGTCCTGCGCCAAGCAGATCTTGACTTGATCGAGGGCACCTACCGCTCCCGACATGACGTCAGCCGGTATGCGCGACTGGTGACTCATGCCGAGATCGCTGCGAACGACTTCAATCTCAGCGTCGCGCGCTACGTTGATGCTACTGAAGTCGAGATGGAGGTGAACTTAAACGCGTTACGGGCAGAGCGCGCCCACCTCAAGGCTGAGTTGATGAGCTTGGAGGCCAAGTTGGCGACCCTCTTAGAGAAAATCGGCCATGCCTAGCACAAAGGAAAACGGCCGCTCACGCGGCCGCCTCCTCTTTTGCGTCTTGGAGCCTAGCGTCCGTCCAAAGAGGGAACTACCAAGCCATGTAATCCAAGCGCTTACACCGTAATGATATCACGCATGCTCAAACAGATCAAAATCAACACTGCGGGGAATCTGGCACGTATTCAGGCCCTGTCACATGCGCGCCTGAGCAACTACCGTAGCTTCTTTGGTGCTGCAGACGATGTTCAAGCGCTCGGTCTCTACCAGTGGAACGACGACTTGAGCTCGGTGCTATTCCGTACGATCTCCCTGGTCGAGGTTGTGCTGCGCAATCAGTTTCACTACGCCATGAGCACGCGCTATGGCGTTGTAGGCGGTCATGGCTCCAAAGATTGGTATGAACACGTGGCGTTGGGTGCCCATTCTCGATCCAAGGTCACAGACATTACCCACTACAAGCGTGGACCACAAATGGTACCCCGGACGCCTGTCCCGTCACCCGATGACGTTGTGTCTGGCCTGACCTTTGGCTTTTGGCCCCACCTCCTCGATTTGAAGAATGACCTCCACAACAAGGTCGTCGATTGGGGCCCCATTCTCGTCGATGTCTTGCCAGGCCATCGGCAACGCCAAGCCACACACTGGGCAAAGCTAAAACATCGCGACGCCCTGTTTGCCCGGCTTGATCTGTGCAATGAACTGCGCAATCGGATTGCTCATCATGAGCCCATTTGGAAGCTGGGTCCGCTCATGTCCGAAGGCCGCCCGCGCCGCGGTACACCCTTGCCTGTCCAAGCGCCAGCACCGTCAAGTCCCGCCGACGCGTTAGCCCGCTTGCGCTTGCTCTACGATCGCGTCATCGAACTGCTAAGCTGGCTATCACCACCGGTCGCAAACCAGCACACTGCAAGTGACATGCATTTTCGATGTCTAAGCCTGTTGCAACCCGAAGCGCTAAGGGTCTATCGACAAGCCCAGCCACCTGCAGAAGTCGACCTGGCTACAATGGCAAACCTGCGTGAACTGCGGAAGGTCTTGCGCTATGCCGCACGCCGCAAACAACCCATGCTCATCAAGGACGGGGGCTGCCTGATTGGGCACCTAACCTGCTCACTACCCTAAACGCATAAGGGAACACTGCTGCCAATTTGCCTGCTCGACCTACTGAGGTTCCGGGGGGCTCTGTTCCGACCTCGCCCTCAATGCTTCGTACAGTTGCGCCGGGCCCAGCAAGATGTCTTTCAACCCGTCGCGCACGCGCTCTGATCCGAGTGCCTGTGTGCTCATTGCGCTATGTGCCTCAAACGCATCCATGATGGCACGCAGCAATGCGTCCTTCAGGTCCGGTGAATTGGCGAATTGCTCTTTGCTGTTGCTCATGGCCTGCTGCACCAAGGTTTCGTTTTCGAGCAGCTTGCCCTTGATAACACCGTTGACATACACCAACTGATCGTCGTCGGTGAGTTCACCCTCGAAGAGCCCGTTCACCTTCTCGATGATCTCGCCGAGATACGCTTGCTGCTTGTCCTGGGCTGAGCCACTGCCCACCGAGTCCATCGGCGCAAGCTTCGGTGCGTCACCGTGTCCGAGGTTTAGCGTCTGTCGGCCGATCTTACGCACGTTGTGGTGAGTCAGTGTGACCTTGGACAGGTCAACGATGTCGCGTTCGCGACCAAATTCCAGCAACGGGATAAGCCGTTTGTAGAACAGGAAGCGCTTTTCGATGTCGGTATTGCCATAGTCGAAAATCTGCGACAGGAACGCGTAGAGACGCACGAACGCCCCCATGTCATTCTTGAACAGCACCAATGCGTCGAGCATGCCCTTGGCGGCCTGGGCGGCCTTGTCGTCGTGCTCCGCTTCAGCCGTCGTTCTTTCCTGCTGTACTGCCTTGTAGCGCCTGAGGAGTCGGTCGGCGACAGGCGCAATGGCGGCCTGCAATTGAGCCTGAGTCCCTTTCGGGTTCAGCTCGGCATTGACCACGCGGTCGACCTCGAAGTCGTCGTAGTATCCCGCGGCATCGAGTTTCGCGCGCAAGTCGTAGACATGATGAGGGTCGGTGGTGGCGTCCAGTTCGGCCGTCTCGTAATACGTCTTGAATGCCTTCAGGACTTCGGCGGCATCGTTGACAAAGTCGAGGATGTACGTGGTGTCCTTACCAGGATGAGCACGGTTGAGGCGTGACAGCGTCTGCACCGCCTGGATGCCGCCAAGCATCTTGTCAACGTACATTCCGCACAGCAAGGGCTGGTCAAAACCCGTCTGGAACTTGTTGGCCACGAGCAGCAGGTGATACTCGGGCTCGTCAAACACGTCGCGGATGTCGCGCCCCTTGAGCCCCGGATTTAGCTCCTTGCTGGTCTCGGTTACCGCTGCAGGGTAGCTCTCGGGGTCGTCGATTTCGCCCGAGAACGCCACGAGTACACCCAACGGATAGTTCCGCCTTTCGATGTAGGCGCGAATCGCCTTCTGCCAACGCACGGCCTCCTTGCGGCTGGCCACGACCACCATCGCCTTGGCTTTGCCGTCGACCAATTGCTGCACGTTCTCGCGGTAATGTTCGACGACGATTTGTACCTTCTGCACGATGTTGTACGGATGCAAGCGCACCCACTGCATGATGCCTTTCATCGCGGCACTACGCTCGACCTGCTTTTCGTCGTATTCCTGGCCGTCATGCGCCAGCCTGAAGGCGAGTTTGTAGGTTGTGTAGTTCTTCAGGACGTCAAGAATGAAGCCTTCCTCGATGGCCTGGCGCATCGAGTACACGTGGAACGGTTGCGGCAGTCCGTCCGGACCGGGCCGGCCGAACAGTTCCAACGTCTTCTGCTTGGGCGTAGCCGTGAAGGCCACATAGGTCAGTCCCTTCGCGCCAGTGCGCGCCTCCATCTGAGCCGCGAGCAATGCTTCAGTGTCGACTTCGCCGCCATCCTGCAGATCAGCCCATTCTTCCGCAGACAGCAACTGCTTGAGTTTCGCCGCCGCCTCGCCAGTCTGGGAACTGTGGGCCTCATCAGCAATAACGGCAAAGCGCTTGCCCTCAGTCGCTGCCAGCTTCTGGACCTCCTGCAGAGCAAACGGGAACGTCTGGATAGTGCAGACGATGATTTTTTTGCCATCCTTGAGCGCCTGCCCCAACTGCGCGCTCTTGCTTCCGTGCTCGTTAGTGATAGTGGCCACAACGCCGGTCGTGCGCTCGAAGTCGAAGATGGCCTCTTGCAATTGCGCATCGAGCACCGTGCGGTCGGACACGACAAGCACGCTATCGAATATCTTGCGGTGTTCCGCGTCGTGCAAGTCAGCAAGAAAATGTGCGGTCCAAGCAATGGAATTAGTTTTGCCCGAACCGGCCGAGTGTTGAATCAGGTATCTCTGACCAGATCCTTGCGCCAGCACGTCAGCCACCACCTTGCGGGTCGCGTCGAGCTGGTGGTAGCGCGGAAAGATGACTGCTTTCAGTTGCTTCTTGTCGTCGCGCTTGCCAATCAAGTAGCGGTGCAGAATATCGAGCCAGCTATCGCGTGCCCATACCTCTTCCCAAAGATAGCCCGTGGCGAACCCGTGTGAGTTCGGCTCATTGCCCGCCGCACCGTTGTTTCCGCGATTAAACGGCAGAAACTGTGTGGCTGGACCCGCGAGGCGGGTAGTCATCATGACCTCAGTTTGGCTCACCGCGAAGTGCACGAGCGCACCGCTTGGGAAGCTAAGAAGCGGCTCGACCTGCCCGCCCTTGGGCTGCGGATGGCGGTCGAAGCGATACTGGTCAACAGCGTCCTGCACGCTCTGCGTGAAGTCCGATTTCAGCTCGGCGGTCGCGACCGGGATACCGTTGACGAACAGGACCAGGTCTAACGCGTCCTGCGGGTGATTCAGCGAATGCCGCACCTGGCGCACCACGCGCAGTCGGTTGGCGGCGTAGCGCTGCCCGATGACCGGGTTAATCGCCAGTGCGGGCTTGAACTGCACCAGAGAGAGCGGCTCCTTGAGTCCCAACATCTCCACGCCGCGACGCAATACGTCCAAGGTGCCACGCTCGTTCAAGCTCTTGCGTACCCGTTCCGCTAACCGCTCGTTGAGCGCCGGTCCGTGAGTCTTGATCAGGCGCTGCCACGTATCAGGCTGCGTCGTCTCAATCCATGCCAGCAGGTCGAGTAGAAAGAGCCCATTTGTGCGGTCGTAGCTCGCGGCATCGCCTTCGGCATAGAGCCAACCATTGGCCGCCAGGAACTGGCAGATCTCGGCTTCGAAGTGATGCTCCTGGTGCAGGTCGCTCATGGATGGCCCCGTATAAATTCGAATTTGTTCTTGGATGGGAAGGGCTGTGCTTGCCGTTTAGCCCTCTGTGTAGCTACGCTCCAGCAGCTGCTTGGCGCGCTCAAGGTCGGCGTGTTTCCGAAGTGTCAGTTCGACGTCTCCCGAGCCCCAATGACCGATCTGACTCACATCGCGACTGAACCCATCCTCGAGCGTCACCGTCGTCGGGTCAAGTTTGAGCATGACGAGCAGCCTGTTCGGATAGGCAATGACGCAAGCAAAATTCTTCAGGCGCCGGAAGGCGGTGTAGAGCTTCAGGCGCTTCTCCTGCACATCTTCGCCCAGGCTCATTAGATAGCTCGTTGTATGCGCATACAGGTCGAGAATCTCAGTGGATGCAAGGGCAAGTTGCTCATCGAGCGACTTATCCTTACCCGCTACCCTTGGTTTATCCGGCTCCGCGGGTACGTTGACGGAGGTAGACTTGCCCGCCGTGGCATCAGGAACGGTCTGCGCATTAACCAGTTCGAGCAGCAGCAGGTCATCGCCGAACAGCTTGTAGCGAATCAGCTCGATATTGCGTGGAATCTGCTGGACAGCGTGCTGGTCATAGCGCGTGAAATCGGCCGCGATACACAGCAGGCGCGTGCCGGTCCACTCGATGTCCTCAGCCACCTCCTTGCCGAGCTTCTCCATCACCAGCCAGCGAAACTCCGCCTGATGGTCAAGCAGCCAGTCTAGATAGAACAGCCCCTGGTTGATGACGTTTTCGTTGCTCTGACGCTTGTACTCGATGATGACCGGGCAACCGTTCTCATCGAGGCCCAGGGAATCGATTCGGCCCTTGTGGGTCTTTCCGGTCGCATATTCGCTGGCCAAGAAGTGGACACCGAGGAAGGTCAGCATGTTTGCTTCGATGAGACCCTGTAGTTGCTTCTCCACCTTTGCAGTCTGACTGGAGAGCTCGCTAGCGGTGCCGTTCGACAAACGAAACAGTTGAATGTCGCTCATGCGGCCAGTTCCTGCGGCACCGCATTGCGTACATCGATTTTTCCGGTGACGGCGGCGGCAATCAGGGCACTTCGGCGCTCTTTGAGCAAGTTAATGGCGTGTTCGGCTTCGGCTTTTAGAGCGTCAAGCTTGGCAGTTTCGTCGTTGACGAATAGCAATATATCCCTTTGTTCTTGAGCGGGAGGCACCAGCACAGGCAGTTCCATGATGTTCGACGAAGATATGGATGCCAAGTTGGTACTTTGCTTGGAACGCCCCATGAAGTAGAACTGTGCGTATCGCGAGCTGGTAATAAGATTAAGCCAGTTCGCATCGATGCTGTGAGTGCGAACCGCAAACACATGATTTTGGTGAATGCAGTTTTTAATTTCACCATGCCAGATAGCGCCGCGTCCCAATTTATCGAAGTCGCCCCCCTCATTCATGAGGACGTCACCCGGCTGTAGTCGATATCTGTCTAGTTGTTCTGGCTCGATATCAATCGTAGCAATATCATCCAACGCCAAAAACCCATCTTGGACGTTGGCAACGCGGAGATAGGGAACGTTAACGGTTTCTTTGCCCATAGTGTCCTTTCCCTTTGCAATACCCGTCTGAACCGATGCGACAAACTTCAGTCGTGTGACACCCCAATGAGCCGGCACCTCCCCCAGCCACGCCACGCCGGAGTCCTTCATCGGCACACGGGGATTGAGGCCACGGGCAACGACGTGCGACAGGGTCGCCTGGCGCTTTTCTACCAGCAGGGCGAGGAGCTTTTCCTGCTCGGCAATCAGCGCGTCGATTTTGCCGGTTTCGCGGTCGAGGAAAGCCGCGATGTCGACTTGTTCCTCTTCG includes:
- a CDS encoding Abi family protein translates to MLKQIKINTAGNLARIQALSHARLSNYRSFFGAADDVQALGLYQWNDDLSSVLFRTISLVEVVLRNQFHYAMSTRYGVVGGHGSKDWYEHVALGAHSRSKVTDITHYKRGPQMVPRTPVPSPDDVVSGLTFGFWPHLLDLKNDLHNKVVDWGPILVDVLPGHRQRQATHWAKLKHRDALFARLDLCNELRNRIAHHEPIWKLGPLMSEGRPRRGTPLPVQAPAPSSPADALARLRLLYDRVIELLSWLSPPVANQHTASDMHFRCLSLLQPEALRVYRQAQPPAEVDLATMANLRELRKVLRYAARRKQPMLIKDGGCLIGHLTCSLP
- a CDS encoding type I restriction endonuclease subunit R; translation: MSDLHQEHHFEAEICQFLAANGWLYAEGDAASYDRTNGLFLLDLLAWIETTQPDTWQRLIKTHGPALNERLAERVRKSLNERGTLDVLRRGVEMLGLKEPLSLVQFKPALAINPVIGQRYAANRLRVVRQVRHSLNHPQDALDLVLFVNGIPVATAELKSDFTQSVQDAVDQYRFDRHPQPKGGQVEPLLSFPSGALVHFAVSQTEVMMTTRLAGPATQFLPFNRGNNGAAGNEPNSHGFATGYLWEEVWARDSWLDILHRYLIGKRDDKKQLKAVIFPRYHQLDATRKVVADVLAQGSGQRYLIQHSAGSGKTNSIAWTAHFLADLHDAEHRKIFDSVLVVSDRTVLDAQLQEAIFDFERTTGVVATITNEHGSKSAQLGQALKDGKKIIVCTIQTFPFALQEVQKLAATEGKRFAVIADEAHSSQTGEAAAKLKQLLSAEEWADLQDGGEVDTEALLAAQMEARTGAKGLTYVAFTATPKQKTLELFGRPGPDGLPQPFHVYSMRQAIEEGFILDVLKNYTTYKLAFRLAHDGQEYDEKQVERSAAMKGIMQWVRLHPYNIVQKVQIVVEHYRENVQQLVDGKAKAMVVVASRKEAVRWQKAIRAYIERRNYPLGVLVAFSGEIDDPESYPAAVTETSKELNPGLKGRDIRDVFDEPEYHLLLVANKFQTGFDQPLLCGMYVDKMLGGIQAVQTLSRLNRAHPGKDTTYILDFVNDAAEVLKAFKTYYETAELDATTDPHHVYDLRAKLDAAGYYDDFEVDRVVNAELNPKGTQAQLQAAIAPVADRLLRRYKAVQQERTTAEAEHDDKAAQAAKGMLDALVLFKNDMGAFVRLYAFLSQIFDYGNTDIEKRFLFYKRLIPLLEFGRERDIVDLSKVTLTHHNVRKIGRQTLNLGHGDAPKLAPMDSVGSGSAQDKQQAYLGEIIEKVNGLFEGELTDDDQLVYVNGVIKGKLLENETLVQQAMSNSKEQFANSPDLKDALLRAIMDAFEAHSAMSTQALGSERVRDGLKDILLGPAQLYEALRARSEQSPPEPQ
- a CDS encoding DUF5655 domain-containing protein, encoding MSDIQLFRLSNGTASELSSQTAKVEKQLQGLIEANMLTFLGVHFLASEYATGKTHKGRIDSLGLDENGCPVIIEYKRQSNENVINQGLFYLDWLLDHQAEFRWLVMEKLGKEVAEDIEWTGTRLLCIAADFTRYDQHAVQQIPRNIELIRYKLFGDDLLLLELVNAQTVPDATAGKSTSVNVPAEPDKPRVAGKDKSLDEQLALASTEILDLYAHTTSYLMSLGEDVQEKRLKLYTAFRRLKNFACVIAYPNRLLVMLKLDPTTVTLEDGFSRDVSQIGHWGSGDVELTLRKHADLERAKQLLERSYTEG
- a CDS encoding restriction endonuclease subunit S, encoding MREDNLLSLSYGRIVRKDIQANDGLLPESFETYQIIEPGDIVLRLTDLQNDKRSLRSALVEERGIITSAYLVIRPTKVESRFLSYLLRAYDLTKVFYSMGGGLRQSMKFTDMKRMPMVIPSEEEQVDIAAFLDRETGKIDALIAEQEKLLALLVEKRQATLSHVVARGLNPRVPMKDSGVAWLGEVPAHWGVTRLKFVASVQTGIAKGKDTMGKETVNVPYLRVANVQDGFLALDDIATIDIEPEQLDRYRLQPGDVLMNEGGDFDKLGRGAIWHGEIKNCIHQNHVFAVRTHSIDANWLNLITSSRYAQFYFMGRSKQSTNLASISSSNIMELPVLVPPAQEQRDILLFVNDETAKLDALKAEAEHAINLLKERRSALIAAAVTGKIDVRNAVPQELAA